The sequence GAGAGCagctccaccaccacctcacAGTTCAGAGTGGAACACCTGGGGACAGATGGGAGGGAATTAAAACATCCAAAAACACACTGGACAAAAATCAAGGTGAAGGCAGACAGGAACAAAGGTCGAAGCCAATGCTCTAATAACATGCAACCTATTGGTCTGTACTGACTCCTTGATGAAGTGCTGGTTCTCCTCTCTGGACAGGAAGACCTTGGAGCCCTCAGTCATCCTGCTGATCAGCGCCATCTCCTGCCCACAGTCCCCTAACTGCATAGCCTCCACCCTGACACAGAGAAAGGTAGATGGAGGGAGACTCAGCATGGTTGACTCATTTAGTATTTTCCTGGTAATGACTTCTTATATCATGTAATATTTCCACCGTTCTGATAGGTCTCCGGAGCTCTCCCTACTGGCTCCCGATTGGCTACCGGTGCCACCTGAATTGCTGCTACCGCCCCCCGAGACCTGGCAGTGGTCTGCGTTCTCCTGACAGGAGTTGTGGGAGGAGCTATGGCTGCTGTCAATCTCCTCCCAGCCCCCACCCACCTGCCCTGGACACCGCTGGGAAACTAAgagtgggggaagagagagagggaacaggccAGGATATTGAGAGAAGTACAGGCGAAGAAGGCTTTCAGTCCTGTCAAACATGTAACAACTATGTAATAAAAGCCTAATGATCTAATCAATATAACAGCTGATTTAAAAACACCTTTGGGTCTGTGAGGAGGCACAGTGTAGGCACATGCTGGCACTGCCACCTCTACAGGGCCCGAAGGCGCCACCACCGCCCGGTAGTGGTTGTCATGGAGACGGATACCCTGGTGTTCCATCGGGGGCAGGACGGCACTAGCCACAAACTCAGTAGCCTTGCGGATCTTGTCCATCAGGGTCTCACCACCTGCCGGAAACAGGACGTGATATAAGACATGGATTTGACTGGGTGTAATTGAAATCTATTCAAACAGGTCCACTGAGCCACATGAAACCAAAATGGTGGCCTACTTGTTATGTTCTTCCCTGGGCTGTAGCCAAACCCCTGCATTCTGGATCCGTGGGCAGACTCCGACCCCATGCCTGGAACAAAAGACCTCAGCGATAAAAGACAACCATTGTACTTGTCTGCCTGCCTTTCCCCACTCTTCCCATCCACTCCCTCTTTTCCCactgtctcttcctctttcctccctgcttctttcttcttctccaccctccctccttttctctaacTCAATCTCTCTGCCAGAAGGATTGGTTTAACTTGATTGTAATTGAGGTCACATCCATTCATTCAGTAGCCAGATGTCTGTCATTAGTAGCAGTATTaggtcagagattgtttgttaaCTAATAAGAGAGATACACATGCAATAACAATACAATGTACTCACCCATGTTGGCCATGGCTAGTTTGCATGGAGACGTGCTGCTCTGGTGGGAGACTGTCTCTGTGAAGAGTAACCTGGCCAATTCCTGAAGACCGATAAAGACAGAGAGTTTGTGAGTTTCAAAAAGACGCATTGGGGGATAGTAATTGTTTTAGACATTGTTTTGGCTCACCTGTGCCGTGGCCCTCACTTTCTGGTACATAGCAGTGCCATGGATGGGGTCAAGAGGACCACTGTAAACTGATATTCAGCATAACACACAGATTCAGTATAACACTCATAGCTCTCCGAAACCCTACTGTCATAAAGAGAAGGATGAAATGGAGACACTGAAATGCATTAGTGGTCACATCATCATCTCACCTGAGGCCTGCTGGATGAAGGTGGAGTTCCGTCTGAGTTCCGTCAGAAAGTGAGGTGATCCGTGGCCACAGAGATGGACGAAGATCTTCAGAACCTGGAAGGACAGAGAGGATGGAAAGGGAAGAGGCACAGGAGGAACAGATGAATAGCTGATATGATATATGGTGAAGATTAGCTGCATTCTTCTACATGATTCCTCTTCTGCCTCAGTTAACAAATCAAGGTCAAATTCAGTGTTTGGGGGCTTCTAAAATGCAGCTGAAAGCCTGGTGACCTGGCTAGTTGAGCTCACCTTTATTTTGACATGGCAGGATTCTACCTGCAGCCTCTCCAACAGGTACTCCAACAGGCACTGACCACACCCAGTGGACTCCTGGGAGATTTCTGCAGCGCCAGGAGGGTAAAGGATACAAACTGTACTGTCTTTGGGTTGACATTGAAAAGAATAGGATCTCCCTAAATGATCTTTAATATCAGAACACAGTACTGTATCAGCATACAGTGAGAGGTGATGGGGATAAAAGGATACTTCCGATTTCTTCAAAGAGGTATCCAGGACAGGGCTTTTCGTCATCTGCTGTTGCTTTCATCAAAGTGGGAACCTGAGAGGGTGAGAGATCATGCATGGATTGGCCAACAGATGAACACCAGAATAGACCATTTAGCTAGGATTTGTGTCATTTTATGTTTGGGTTTATAGCGAAAAGCACAGGGTGGTGGGTCCAGCGTAATACACTGTGGGAAGAAATCATACCAATTGACTATAGAGCTCAAGTCTTATATTAGTCTGATCACGACAAACGATTTATGTCCTGGGAGTGTGATATCATATGATGTGCTagcatgctaacgttagctaactaggtTGCTGTGGTACAGTAAACAGTGGGCGTAATGGGATTTACAAAACAATGTACTGTTCCCCCATAAAGTGACATATATGAATTATATCAACATGTTATTCGCAAGCGTTTATATTGGTAAATAACACCTACTTTCTGAAGGAAAGACAGTCGTTCCATGAATGTTGCCATGATTTTGCAATAACTGGAGGCTACACATCTCTTCCTTGGGACAGACAACGAGGCGGGGTCTACAATGACAGGTAGCCAATCAAACAACTATGGGTAGGACTCATACGATACCATTGGTCCAATGCTATTGCGTAAGGGTAACCATTGGCAAATCAAAATGTCCATAATCCATACTCCCCTAACAAATCACGTTCGTAGATTACATGCGTGTAATTTCCTGATTCAGGGTCAACAACATGGCGCTGTCCATGGACTATGTCATCAAATGGTTTGAGTGATGTTTTCCTACGAGTGCCATCTATTTCTATGATACTTAGTTAATATTGTACAAGAGCTTATGCGGAGGCATTAGATCGTCATTCAATTGATTGTGTTCGTAGTTTTTTTTTTCCATCGTCAAAGACTATTGATCAAGTGTCCACCTATTGATCAAACGTGTGGACTCGCAGTCGGGAGAGGACGAGATGGTTTCCAGAGCTGTTTGCCCAGTGCACTGGTGGAGTGCGTATGTAGCTACTTGCTAGCTACCTAGCAAATATGGGCACACATAATCCAAAAGCATCTATACCTCAGTCAGTGGTcatcatacactacatgacaaaaagtgtgtggacacctgctcgtctaacatcccattccaaaatcatggtcattaatatggagttgccccCCCTTGCTGAtttaacaacctccactcttctgggaaggctttccactagatgttgaaacattgctgcagggacttgcttccagtcAGCCATGAGCATTGgtgaggtctggcactgatgttgggcgattaggcctggcttgcagtcagcattgcaattcatcccaaaggtgttcgatagggttgaggtcagggctctgtgcaggccagtcaagttcttccacaccgatctcaacaaaccatttctctatggacctcgctttgtgcacgggggcattgtcatgctgaaacaggaaagggccttccccaactgttgccataaagttggaagaacagcttcatctagaatgtcatttgtatactgtagtgttaagatttcccttcactggaactaaggagccatgcccaaaccatgaaaaatagttccagaccattattcctccgcAATATGCCTTCAGGcaagtagcattctcctggcatctgccaaacccagattcatcagtcagactgccagatggtgaagcgtgattcatcactccagagaccgCGTTTTCAATTGTGGCGAGCTTTACACGACTCcacccgacgcttggcattgcgcattgtgatcttaggcttgtgtgtagctgctcggccatggaaacccatttcatgaagctcccgacgaacagttattctgttgacgttgcttccagaggcagttttgaactcggtagtgagtgttgcaacagaggacagtggtcccgttctttgagcttgtgtggccgaaacgttggatattaggttattaaattattgtatctgggctcctagagtgtgcggctctccttttcattttcaagcttgtgtggcctaccacttcgcggcagagccattgttgctcctagacgttgccacttcacaataacatcacttacagttgaccggggcagctctagcagggcagagatttgacgaactgacttgttggaaaggtggcatcctacgactgccacgttgaatgtcactgagctcttcagtaaggccattctactgccaatatttgtctatggagatcgcatggctgtgtgctcgaatacacctgtcagcaacggtgtggctgaaatagccgaatccactaatttgaaagggtgtccacatacttttggtgatgtaCTGTACGTCAGTGGGAGAACTCAGAAGGACAGGAATTGCCTGCCAAGGAATATCGCTTCAATTGTTATGCATGGTGTCCGTGGCCCCCGATGTTGCTATGGGGACTCTTAGGGAATAATCAAGTGGAAACTGAGTGTGGACTAGAAATGACTTGGACCATAGATTTATCTATTCTAACCAGTGCAGTCATCCTCTAAATCTTATCAAAATAATTTATTCTGAATATCTTGTTCTCCCGGCTGCAGTTTATGGGA comes from Salmo trutta chromosome 18, fSalTru1.1, whole genome shotgun sequence and encodes:
- the tepsin gene encoding AP-4 complex accessory subunit Tepsin isoform X2; translated protein: MATFMERLSFLQKVPTLMKATADDEKPCPGYLFEEIGKISQESTGCGQCLLEYLLERLQVESCHVKIKVLKIFVHLCGHGSPHFLTELRRNSTFIQQASVYSGPLDPIHGTAMYQKVRATAQELARLLFTETVSHQSSTSPCKLAMANMGMGSESAHGSRMQGFGYSPGKNITSGETLMDKIRKATEFVASAVLPPMEHQGIRLHDNHYRAVVAPSGPVEVAVPACAYTVPPHRPKVSQRCPGQVGGGWEEIDSSHSSSHNSCQENADHCQVSGGGSSNSGGTGSQSGASRESSGDLSERVEAMQLGDCGQEMALISRMTEGSKVFLSREENQHFIKECSTLNCEVVVELLSRRLQDPSQTAQMRALCAVACLMTSDLLSLEQIFGVTQRRLVQLSEGPPGPVANKTIKYLYLHIIICTYITAPAVVGEDTRPTGAGGVSLGVKRAG
- the tepsin gene encoding AP-4 complex accessory subunit Tepsin isoform X1, whose product is MATFMERLSFLQKVPTLMKATADDEKPCPGYLFEEIGKISQESTGCGQCLLEYLLERLQVESCHVKIKVLKIFVHLCGHGSPHFLTELRRNSTFIQQASVYSGPLDPIHGTAMYQKVRATAQELARLLFTETVSHQSSTSPCKLAMANMGMGSESAHGSRMQGFGYSPGKNITSGETLMDKIRKATEFVASAVLPPMEHQGIRLHDNHYRAVVAPSGPVEVAVPACAYTVPPHRPKVSQRCPGQVGGGWEEIDSSHSSSHNSCQENADHCQVSGGGSSNSGGTGSQSGASRESSGDLSERVEAMQLGDCGQEMALISRMTEGSKVFLSREENQHFIKECSTLNCEVVVELLSRRLQDPSQTAQMRALCAVACLMTSDLLSLEQIFGVTQRRLVQLSEGPPGPVANKTIKILRQFKALMGGPIIGAGCDAAAANGVPLSSSDQPPTPTSPTLLLPTRPGDITVFNHHRGRDPETEQSPGGQAQPPPLPDLGWAQRGTSERLLNLNLDDERGSASQDEEFVDSQIGFRTGETQLTSDVIVKDSELQTERDPFRVTDPQIEQPCGGRLSLFSGMELVTRGRSVCPSTLTERNGDLQPQVEKREGRERLSVTPTNTPLLCVDDISNTTPTYDLTSTSSQSASAFSFLNL